Sequence from the Chelonoidis abingdonii isolate Lonesome George chromosome 1, CheloAbing_2.0, whole genome shotgun sequence genome:
CAAAATGTGGCGTTAAAAATGGTGAGAAATGAAAAACGTTTCCACCGTCAAGCTGCAGAAGAAATTAGAATTCTGGAGCACCTAAGGAAGCAGGATAAGGATAACAACATGAATGTTATTCACATGCTGGAAAACTTTACATTCCGCAGCCATATCTGCATGACATTTGAGTTGCTGAGCATGAACCTTTACGAgctaataaagaaaaataaatttcagggcttcagcctgccaTTGGTCCGTAAGTTTGCCCACTCTATTTTACAGTGCTTAGATGCTTTGCACAAAAATAGAATCATTCACTGTGACCTTAAACCAGAGAACATTCTGTTGAAGCAACAGGGTAGAAGTGGTATTAAAGTTATTGATTTTGGCTCTAGTTGTTACGAGCATCAACGTGTCTATACTTACATTCAGTCACGTTTCTACCGTGCTCCGGAAGTGATCCTGGGTGCTCGTTATGGAATGCCTATCGATATGTGGAGCTTGGGCTGCATTCTAGCAGAGCTTTTAACAGGTTACCCGCTCTTACCTGGAGAAGATGAAGGGGACCAACTGGCTTGTATGATAGAGCTACTAGGCATGCCCTCCCAAAAACTACTGGATTCATCCAAACGAGCCAAAAATTTTGTGAGCTCTAAAGGTTATCCCCGTTATTGTACCATTACCACGTTGTCCGATGGTTCTGTAATACTCAATGGTGGCCGCTCCCGAAGGGGAAAATTGCGTGGCCCACCGGAGAGCCGAGAGTGGGGAAACGCGTTAAAGGGATGTGATGATCCCCTCTTCCTTGACTTCTTAAAACAATGTTTAGAATGGGATCCTGCTATACGCATGACACCCAGCCAGGCTTTACGGCATCCCTGGCTTAGGAGACGTTTGCCAAAGCCTCCAACTGGAGAGAAGACATCGGCAAAACGAATAACAGAAAGCACTGGTGCTATAAAGTCAATTTCCAAGTTACCTCCAACATCAAGCTCAGCTTCAAAACTTAGGACTAATTTGGCACAGATGACAGATGCCAATGGGAATATTCAGCAGAGAACAGTGTTGCCAAAACTCGTTAGCTGAGTTTGAATAACCCAATGCTGGTCATACGAGAAACTACATTGCTGAGCCTTATTCGTGAGAAGAAGTAGCTCAGATTTTTATTTGCTCAATAACTTTATTCATTTGTATGTTTTCAGCACTCATTTTAAATGTAAGaaatgttgattttgtttttagaaaaatatgGGGACAATGCTTTAAGTttttatacttatttttaaaagtgtttgttttcTAAAGTACAATTAACCTTACTGTAATTAGTGTGGTACAGTAATAAACAGCAGTGGCAGGCCACTGGTTACAACACAACTGTCATGCATTATAGCTTAGTGTCAAAGGTGTTAACCATTTTTTTCCACATGGTCCATATTAGTTTTCCcttgggcagaggtgaaagtgggccgCTACGGGCCGGTCCAATGTACTGGTAAGAAGTGGCCACCGGTACCGACCCGTACACAGCTGACATTAAAGCGCTTTAATGTCATTGCCtattttgccccctcccccccgccagggCTGCCAATGGGGGAGCAAAAGGgacagctgccccagggcctggtgatttaaaagggccaggggctcctggctTCCACTACTGCAGCAGTAgccggagctccgggccctttaaattgccactggagccccaggtgGTGCAGACCAGGCagtgtggaagggctggctgcaggaggcTGACTCCTCCGAGCCCCGCCCCTTCCGGGGGCCCAGTCCCAGGTCCCTGTAACAGTAAATCTTTTATCTTACTTCCACCTCTGCCCTTGTATTAGATTTGCAATACTCTTCCTTCTCTGAATTCATTTACAAATATAGGTcatgatcctacaaacacttacacAAGTGCTTAATTTGATGCTGGTGTGTCTAGTCATATGAGTGCAGTCAAGCACCTGtggaagtgtttgcagaattggggccatagCATGTTTTCATTTTCCATATAGTAGCTTGGAAAAAATGATATTTTGTAACAATAATATAGCTACATCctatagattttttaaaagaaaaaacaacattaatgattaaaacaaatgttcaaatgtaagccaaaaaaaaccaaacccctgTGTCCAGCACTACAGTTCCCCTGTTGGCATTCATACTatgtataaaaagagagagatgagcagACAGTGGGAGAATAAATGAAGGTGGAAATTTGTGTGTTCCTCTAAAACTTAACATGACAGATGAGCTACTTTCTATAGATGAAGTTatataaagcaaaatgttttgcacATAATTTGAGGTGTACAACCTATATTCatgtttggtttcctttttttcacctgttttctCCTCTCACTGCTTAAGTGCAGCTAGGCCCTCTACATCACACAACACTCAGAGCTGTTTGCTCCATCATTTTCATACTGTATCTTCCAGACTGTTAATGCAACACaaatttcacagatttttttttccagataatcTGTTTGATGGATTATGAATTCTTTGGCACATTTTAACTTCAGAGCAAATCAGTGTACAATGGTAAATGTTGTTTTGCTCCTTCGAGATAACTATTCATTTTTAGACAACAAGACAGCAGACAAGAAAACCACTAACCTGAAGATTGTTATTTCTGAGCATCTGCAAGTGTTAATTGTTTCCTCAGTGGAATGATTGGAAGACATAAACTTAATCAATGAAATAAACTGATGGACTACATCGCTAAGGGAAAAAACATTAAGGAAATGATAAGTGGTTTGAATTAATCTTTAGTATGGTAGCTGCAGATAACTTTGAAGGAACAGTAGAGATGTAAGTAGATTTAtgtttgtgtggtttttgttttgttttttttaaaactgcgcTCAGAGAAGGAACATGGTCTTTTTCAATGAGTGATCGCTAGACTTAGGATGAGAATGGTCACACATGTAATATGTTTTCACTAGTAACAGTTTGTAAAATCACTATTATGTAACAAACAATGGCCGTGATCTACCTTGGATGTATAAAGTACatgaaaaggaaattttgaagAAAGTGGAACATAATCTAGCAGGATTTGCAGATGTCAGAACGAGAAGTTTGGGTGGGTTGCATAAAactttaataattttattataaacaatGTTTATATGCACTGATTGCATTAAATTACTtgtaaaagttattaaaaatacttaaagCATGGTCCCCAGAGAGGCTAAGAAAGTTTCCGGTTAAGTTCTCATTCATATTCATtcagatttttcatttaaaaagaaagcaacGTAAGTTTTATTTAACTTAAGATTCTGGGGGCGGGGTATGGAAAAGAAATGACACTATTCTCAGGAAACATATAATACAACTATTTGCCAAAAAGTCAGTATACAAAGAAATCCTGAAAATTAATTTCTGATAAAGGATGGTGTTTATTGATGATTGATAACTTTAAACATTCGATCACTGATAAACTAAATTTtcttactatatttttaaaattatag
This genomic interval carries:
- the DYRK2 gene encoding dual specificity tyrosine-phosphorylation-regulated kinase 2 isoform X1, producing the protein MLARKASASAAAGAAYPTGRGGESGRQLQSSPGIGAGGSRTGAGTGPASPIALPPLRSSNTAHTVGGNKHTMNEHLHIGSHGQIQVQQLFEDNSNKRTVLTTQPNGLAAVSKSGLSVVPDRQTDSAHRRQGSSSSLKSTDGTGKVKASFMTPEQAMKQYMQKLTTFEHHEIFNYPEIYFLGPNAKKRPGVIGGPNNSGYDDDQGSYVQVPHDHIAYRYEVLKVIGKGSFGQVVKAYDHKTHQNVALKMVRNEKRFHRQAAEEIRILEHLRKQDKDNNMNVIHMLENFTFRSHICMTFELLSMNLYELIKKNKFQGFSLPLVRKFAHSILQCLDALHKNRIIHCDLKPENILLKQQGRSGIKVIDFGSSCYEHQRVYTYIQSRFYRAPEVILGARYGMPIDMWSLGCILAELLTGYPLLPGEDEGDQLACMIELLGMPSQKLLDSSKRAKNFVSSKGYPRYCTITTLSDGSVILNGGRSRRGKLRGPPESREWGNALKGCDDPLFLDFLKQCLEWDPAIRMTPSQALRHPWLRRRLPKPPTGEKTSAKRITESTGAIKSISKLPPTSSSASKLRTNLAQMTDANGNIQQRTVLPKLVS
- the DYRK2 gene encoding dual specificity tyrosine-phosphorylation-regulated kinase 2 isoform X2; protein product: MNEHLHIGSHGQIQVQQLFEDNSNKRTVLTTQPNGLAAVSKSGLSVVPDRQTDSAHRRQGSSSSLKSTDGTGKVKASFMTPEQAMKQYMQKLTTFEHHEIFNYPEIYFLGPNAKKRPGVIGGPNNSGYDDDQGSYVQVPHDHIAYRYEVLKVIGKGSFGQVVKAYDHKTHQNVALKMVRNEKRFHRQAAEEIRILEHLRKQDKDNNMNVIHMLENFTFRSHICMTFELLSMNLYELIKKNKFQGFSLPLVRKFAHSILQCLDALHKNRIIHCDLKPENILLKQQGRSGIKVIDFGSSCYEHQRVYTYIQSRFYRAPEVILGARYGMPIDMWSLGCILAELLTGYPLLPGEDEGDQLACMIELLGMPSQKLLDSSKRAKNFVSSKGYPRYCTITTLSDGSVILNGGRSRRGKLRGPPESREWGNALKGCDDPLFLDFLKQCLEWDPAIRMTPSQALRHPWLRRRLPKPPTGEKTSAKRITESTGAIKSISKLPPTSSSASKLRTNLAQMTDANGNIQQRTVLPKLVS